A single region of the Paraburkholderia sprentiae WSM5005 genome encodes:
- a CDS encoding DUF924 family protein, which translates to MADAPRHATPAPYSFEADYAALAPRVREVLDCWFGAPGTAEHGTERKLWFKRDDSVDTMLRERFGDLIDAANAGELDAWQATPLGALALVIVLDQFSRNCHRHTPRAFAADSKALQTAQRMIASGADRLLPDVQHRAFAYLPFEHDETLASQQESLRLFERLAQEPGGEGYYRYALRHAKVIERFGRFPHRNVLLGRESSDEEIAFLREPGSSF; encoded by the coding sequence ATGGCTGACGCGCCGCGGCACGCCACACCGGCACCGTATTCGTTCGAAGCGGACTATGCGGCGCTCGCGCCGCGGGTGCGCGAGGTGCTCGACTGCTGGTTCGGCGCGCCGGGCACGGCCGAGCACGGCACCGAGCGCAAGCTCTGGTTCAAGCGCGACGACTCCGTCGATACGATGCTGCGCGAGCGTTTTGGTGACCTGATCGATGCGGCGAACGCGGGCGAGCTCGACGCATGGCAGGCGACACCGTTGGGCGCGTTGGCGCTCGTCATCGTGCTGGACCAGTTTTCGCGCAACTGCCATCGCCATACGCCGCGCGCCTTCGCGGCCGACAGCAAGGCGCTGCAAACCGCGCAACGGATGATCGCGAGCGGCGCCGATCGGCTGTTGCCGGACGTGCAGCATCGCGCGTTCGCGTATCTGCCGTTCGAGCACGATGAAACGCTCGCGAGCCAGCAGGAATCGCTGCGTCTGTTCGAACGGCTCGCGCAGGAGCCGGGCGGTGAGGGCTACTATCGGTACGCGCTGCGCCACGCGAAAGTCATCGAGCGGTTTGGCCGCTTTCCGCATCGCAACGTGCTGCTCGGGCGGGAATCGAGCGATGAGGAGATCGCGTTTCTACGCGAGCCCGGTTCGTCGTTCTGA
- a CDS encoding group II truncated hemoglobin, which yields MSDLNDEVSSDKPTAFELIGGEARVRELIDRFYDLMDLEADFAGIRALHPASLEGSRDKLFWFLCGWLGGPDHYISRFGHPRLRARHLPFAIASSERDQWLRCMAWAMEDVGLPEPLRERLLGSFFDTADWMRNRNG from the coding sequence ATGAGTGATTTGAACGACGAAGTGTCCTCGGACAAGCCGACGGCCTTCGAACTGATAGGCGGCGAGGCGCGCGTTCGCGAGCTGATCGACCGGTTTTACGACCTGATGGATCTCGAAGCGGATTTCGCCGGGATTCGCGCGCTGCATCCCGCGTCGCTCGAGGGTTCGCGCGACAAGCTGTTCTGGTTCCTGTGCGGCTGGCTCGGCGGCCCCGATCATTACATCAGCCGCTTTGGGCATCCACGTCTGCGCGCGCGGCATCTGCCGTTCGCGATCGCGTCGAGCGAGCGCGACCAGTGGTTGAGGTGCATGGCGTGGGCGATGGAGGATGTCGGCTTGCCCGAGCCGCTGCGCGAGCGCCTGCTCGGCTCGTTCTTCGACACCGCCGACTGGATGCGCAACCGCAATGGCTGA
- a CDS encoding ABC transporter permease yields MTARDWRAGELTMLLLALVLAVAALSSVGFLGDRLHQGLERDARRMIAADFVVRADHPVDPQFAAEAHALGLRTATTAIFPSMINSTGAQPASRLAAVKAVSPGYPLRGALRIAPAPGAADHPATSIPAPGTVWVDQALLDALKLKIGEAVKVGNRNFTVGAVITRELDRGFSFVNFSPRLMLNAADVPSTGLITYGSRVTYRLLVAGSDNAVARFAQFAHDRVDGGKMRGVALESLQDGQPQVRQTLDRAGHFLTLVSLLTALLAAVAIAMAAHRYMRRHLDGCAAMRCLGVSQAALRALFTLEFVGLGVIGGLLGVALGYLGHLALLTWLGGLIDVVLPQPTLWPALEGVAVGLVLLLGFALPPLLPLTRVPPVRVLRREWGEAGRTAWAAYGFGIVLFAGLLMLAAGELKLGGIVAGGFAGGLLVFACIARLALWGAARAVRSERVNAGIGWRYALASLERRSSTSALQITALGIGLMCLLLIAMTRNDLVQGWRKSTPPDAPNEFIIDIQPDQRGAVTQYLDTHGIAGAALSPMVRGRLVAINGKPVDPDSFKGEDARRLVDREFNLSYTTQLPDDNRVAAGSWFGETTKPQISIEQGLAKLINVKPGDVLRFDVTGLTVEAPVTSVRKLDWGSFKVNFFVLMPPAALQDFPATFITSFHLPSDQQSTIDGLIAAYPNLTAIDTGPILAQVQRVLQQVIGAVQFLFAFTLAAGVLVLYAALAGTRDERMRESALLRALGASHRQVRAVQVAEFVAVGALAGLMAALGAQVVGSMLATHVFQFYLDFDPWLLPAGVAAGIACAGVGGWLSLRHVLARPALQSLRDA; encoded by the coding sequence ATGACGGCGCGCGACTGGCGCGCGGGCGAGCTGACCATGTTGCTGCTCGCGCTCGTGCTGGCGGTCGCGGCGTTGTCGAGCGTCGGGTTTCTGGGCGACCGCCTGCATCAGGGGCTCGAGCGCGACGCGCGGCGCATGATCGCCGCCGACTTCGTCGTGCGCGCCGATCATCCGGTCGATCCGCAATTCGCCGCCGAGGCGCACGCCCTTGGCCTGCGCACCGCTACCACGGCAATCTTCCCGAGCATGATCAATTCGACCGGCGCGCAACCGGCGTCGCGACTCGCCGCGGTCAAGGCGGTGTCGCCGGGCTATCCGCTGCGCGGCGCGTTGCGCATCGCGCCGGCGCCGGGTGCGGCCGATCATCCGGCGACCTCGATTCCGGCGCCGGGCACCGTGTGGGTCGACCAGGCGTTGCTCGACGCGCTGAAGCTGAAGATCGGCGAAGCGGTGAAGGTCGGTAATCGCAATTTCACGGTCGGCGCGGTGATCACGCGCGAGCTCGACCGCGGCTTTTCGTTCGTCAACTTTTCACCGCGCCTGATGCTGAACGCCGCTGACGTTCCGTCGACCGGCCTCATCACCTACGGCAGCCGCGTCACGTACCGGCTGCTGGTCGCCGGTTCCGACAACGCGGTCGCGCGCTTCGCGCAGTTCGCGCATGACCGCGTCGACGGCGGCAAGATGCGCGGCGTTGCGCTCGAGTCGCTGCAAGACGGCCAGCCGCAGGTGCGTCAGACGCTCGATCGCGCGGGCCATTTCCTGACGCTCGTGTCGCTGCTGACCGCGCTGCTCGCGGCCGTCGCGATCGCGATGGCCGCGCATCGCTACATGCGCCGGCATCTCGACGGCTGCGCGGCGATGCGCTGTCTGGGCGTGAGCCAGGCCGCGCTGCGCGCGCTGTTTACGCTCGAATTCGTCGGGCTCGGCGTGATTGGCGGCCTGCTCGGCGTGGCGCTCGGTTACCTCGGCCATCTCGCGCTGCTGACGTGGCTCGGCGGCCTGATCGACGTGGTGCTGCCGCAGCCGACGCTGTGGCCCGCGCTCGAAGGCGTCGCGGTCGGCCTCGTGCTGCTGCTCGGTTTCGCACTGCCGCCGTTGTTGCCGCTCACGCGCGTGCCACCGGTGCGCGTGCTGCGCCGTGAGTGGGGCGAGGCGGGACGCACTGCGTGGGCCGCCTACGGGTTCGGCATCGTGCTGTTCGCGGGGCTGCTGATGCTCGCCGCCGGGGAATTGAAGCTTGGCGGCATCGTCGCGGGCGGTTTTGCGGGCGGGCTGCTGGTGTTCGCCTGCATCGCGCGGCTCGCGCTGTGGGGCGCTGCGCGCGCGGTGCGCAGCGAGCGCGTCAATGCGGGCATCGGCTGGCGCTATGCGCTGGCGTCGCTGGAGCGGCGCAGCAGCACGAGCGCGCTGCAGATCACCGCGCTCGGCATCGGCCTGATGTGCCTGCTGCTGATCGCGATGACGCGCAACGATCTGGTGCAGGGCTGGCGCAAATCGACGCCGCCCGATGCGCCCAATGAGTTCATCATCGACATCCAGCCCGATCAGCGCGGCGCGGTCACGCAGTATCTGGACACGCACGGGATCGCCGGCGCGGCGCTGTCGCCGATGGTGCGCGGGCGGCTCGTCGCGATCAACGGCAAACCGGTCGACCCGGATTCGTTCAAGGGCGAGGATGCGCGGCGTCTGGTGGACCGCGAGTTCAATCTGTCCTACACGACGCAGTTACCCGACGATAACCGGGTCGCCGCGGGCAGCTGGTTCGGCGAGACGACCAAGCCGCAGATCTCGATCGAGCAGGGTCTGGCGAAGCTGATTAACGTGAAGCCCGGCGACGTGCTGCGCTTCGACGTGACGGGCCTGACGGTCGAGGCGCCGGTGACGAGCGTGCGCAAGCTCGACTGGGGTTCGTTCAAGGTCAACTTCTTCGTGCTGATGCCGCCTGCCGCGTTGCAGGACTTCCCGGCGACGTTCATCACGAGCTTCCATTTACCGTCGGACCAACAGTCGACGATCGATGGGCTGATCGCCGCGTATCCGAATCTGACCGCGATCGATACCGGCCCGATCCTCGCGCAGGTGCAGCGCGTCTTGCAGCAGGTGATCGGCGCGGTGCAGTTCCTGTTCGCGTTCACGCTCGCGGCCGGCGTGCTGGTGCTGTACGCGGCGCTCGCCGGCACGCGCGACGAGCGTATGCGAGAATCCGCGCTGCTGCGCGCGTTGGGCGCATCGCATCGCCAGGTGCGTGCGGTGCAGGTGGCTGAATTCGTCGCGGTCGGCGCACTTGCGGGCCTGATGGCGGCGCTCGGCGCGCAGGTCGTCGGCTCGATGCTGGCTACCCACGTGTTCCAGTTTTATCTGGACTTCGACCCGTGGCTGCTGCCGGCGGGCGTTGCCGCAGGCATCGCGTGCGCGGGTGTCGGCGGGTGGCTGAGTCTGCGGCATGTGCTGGCGCGGCCCGCGCTGCAATCGCTGCGCGACGCGTGA
- a CDS encoding DUF4126 domain-containing protein yields MLESLSLAAGLSWGSGLRLYLTVLLAGAFERLGLIHLPDTLSALSSPWVIGAAAVLTLAEFFADKIPAFDSLWDAIHTFIRIPAGAVLAAGALGHAADPALLTVAALAGGTLAGTAHLAKAGTRALINLSPEPVSNLVTSTAEDGLVFGGVLLALFVPLVFLVLMVGFLLLAAWALPRLWRGVQGGFRGMATHMVSRLARSRHD; encoded by the coding sequence ATGCTTGAATCACTTTCGCTTGCAGCGGGCCTTTCGTGGGGCAGCGGTTTGCGCCTCTATCTGACGGTCCTGCTGGCCGGCGCGTTCGAACGTCTTGGCCTGATCCACTTGCCGGACACGTTATCCGCGCTATCTTCACCGTGGGTCATCGGCGCGGCGGCCGTGCTGACGCTGGCCGAATTCTTCGCCGACAAGATCCCCGCGTTCGATTCACTGTGGGACGCGATCCACACCTTCATTCGGATTCCGGCAGGCGCTGTGCTGGCCGCCGGCGCGCTCGGCCACGCCGCCGATCCGGCGCTGCTGACCGTTGCGGCGCTCGCGGGCGGCACACTCGCCGGCACCGCGCATCTCGCGAAGGCGGGCACTCGCGCGCTGATCAACCTGTCGCCGGAGCCGGTGTCGAATCTCGTCACGTCGACTGCCGAGGACGGCCTCGTGTTCGGCGGCGTACTGCTTGCGCTGTTCGTGCCGCTCGTGTTTCTGGTCTTGATGGTAGGCTTCCTGCTGCTCGCGGCGTGGGCATTGCCGCGATTGTGGCGTGGCGTGCAGGGCGGTTTTCGCGGCATGGCCACGCACATGGTGTCGCGATTGGCGAGGAGCAGGCACGATTGA
- the kdpE gene encoding two-component system response regulator KdpE, which yields MSDLSITVVLIEDEKQIRRFVRAALEGEGIAVYDAETGKQGLVEAATRKPDLVIVDLGLPDTDGLDVIRELRGWSELPVIVLSARTQESEKVAALDAGADDYLTKPFGVSELLARIRAHLRRRNQGGANESPQVRFGAVTVDLALRQVTRDGAAIHLTPIEYRLLATLVRHAGRVLTHRQLLRDVWGPSHVDSHHYLRIYMAHLRGKLERDPAQPEHIVTETGVGYRLLGAA from the coding sequence ATGAGTGACCTGAGCATCACCGTCGTTCTGATCGAAGACGAAAAGCAGATTCGCCGCTTCGTGCGCGCGGCGCTCGAAGGCGAAGGCATCGCCGTATACGACGCCGAGACCGGCAAGCAGGGACTCGTCGAAGCGGCGACGCGCAAGCCCGACCTCGTGATCGTCGATCTCGGCTTGCCCGATACCGACGGCCTCGACGTGATTCGCGAATTGCGCGGCTGGAGCGAGCTGCCGGTGATCGTGCTGTCGGCGCGCACCCAGGAAAGCGAAAAGGTCGCCGCGCTCGACGCCGGCGCCGACGACTACCTGACCAAGCCGTTCGGCGTGTCCGAGTTGCTCGCGCGGATCCGCGCGCACCTGCGGCGGCGCAATCAGGGCGGCGCGAACGAATCGCCGCAGGTGCGCTTCGGCGCGGTCACCGTCGACCTCGCGCTGCGCCAGGTGACACGCGACGGCGCGGCGATCCATCTGACGCCGATCGAATACCGGCTGCTCGCGACGCTCGTGCGCCACGCCGGCCGGGTGCTCACGCACCGGCAGTTGCTGCGCGACGTGTGGGGGCCGTCCCATGTCGACAGTCATCACTATTTGCGCATTTACATGGCGCATCTGCGCGGCAAGCTCGAGCGCGATCCGGCGCAGCCCGAGCATATCGTCACGGAGACGGGCGTCGGGTATCGGCTGCTGGGCGCGGCGTGA
- the sugE gene encoding quaternary ammonium compound efflux SMR transporter SugE, translating into MSWFLLLIAGLLEVAWAAGLKTSEGFTRLWPSVFTVVTALGSFVLLALAMRQLPLGTAYAVWTGIGAVGAFIFGAVMMGEALTVARVASASLIVIGLVGLKLSSGH; encoded by the coding sequence ATGTCCTGGTTTCTTCTATTGATCGCTGGTTTGCTCGAAGTCGCGTGGGCCGCCGGTCTCAAAACTTCCGAAGGTTTCACCCGCTTGTGGCCGTCCGTCTTCACGGTCGTGACCGCGCTCGGCAGCTTCGTGCTGCTTGCGCTCGCCATGCGCCAGTTACCGCTCGGCACGGCCTATGCGGTGTGGACGGGGATCGGCGCGGTCGGCGCGTTCATCTTCGGGGCCGTGATGATGGGCGAGGCGTTGACGGTCGCGCGCGTCGCCAGCGCGTCGCTGATCGTGATCGGACTCGTCGGGCTGAAGCTGTCCTCGGGGCACTGA